The following coding sequences are from one Bradyrhizobium sp. 200 window:
- the ltnD gene encoding L-threonate dehydrogenase, with translation MPESAKPRVAVIGLGSMGYGMATSLRRAGLEVTGCDVSADSVKRFVADGGKGAGTPAEAAKSADIVVSVVVNAAQTEAILFGPNGVAETLGKGAVFISSATMDPDVARRLAKQLEVTGRHYLDAPISGGAQRAAQGELTILASGSPAAFARARPALDAMAAKLYELGDDAGQGAAFKMINQLLAGVHIAAASEAIAFAAKQGLDIRKVYEVITASAGNSWMFENRMPHVLDGDYAPRSAVEIFVKDLGIIQDMARSQKFPVPVAAAALQMFLMTAASGMGRDDDASVARMYAKVTGTHLPGEPK, from the coding sequence ATGCCAGAATCCGCCAAACCGCGTGTCGCCGTCATCGGGCTCGGCTCGATGGGCTATGGCATGGCGACCTCGCTGCGCCGCGCCGGCCTCGAGGTTACCGGCTGCGACGTCTCGGCGGATTCCGTGAAGCGGTTCGTGGCCGATGGCGGCAAGGGCGCTGGAACACCGGCTGAGGCCGCAAAATCGGCCGACATCGTCGTCAGCGTGGTCGTCAACGCCGCCCAGACCGAGGCCATCCTGTTCGGTCCCAATGGTGTCGCCGAAACGCTCGGGAAGGGCGCCGTGTTCATCTCCTCCGCCACCATGGACCCCGACGTCGCGCGCCGGCTCGCCAAACAGTTGGAGGTAACCGGACGGCACTACCTCGACGCGCCTATTTCCGGTGGCGCGCAGCGCGCGGCGCAGGGCGAACTCACGATCCTCGCATCCGGCAGTCCGGCCGCCTTTGCCAGAGCACGCCCGGCGCTCGATGCGATGGCCGCAAAACTTTACGAGCTCGGGGATGACGCCGGCCAGGGCGCCGCGTTCAAGATGATCAACCAGTTGCTGGCCGGCGTCCACATCGCCGCCGCCTCGGAAGCGATCGCGTTTGCCGCCAAGCAGGGCCTCGACATCCGGAAGGTCTACGAGGTGATCACCGCATCCGCCGGCAATTCCTGGATGTTCGAGAACCGCATGCCACATGTGCTCGACGGCGATTATGCGCCGCGCAGCGCGGTGGAGATCTTTGTGAAAGATCTCGGCATCATCCAGGACATGGCGCGTTCGCAAAAGTTCCCGGTGCCGGTGGCGGCTGCCGCGCTGCAGATGTTCTTGATGACGGCCGCATCCGGCATGGGCCGCGACGACGACGCCTCGGTGGCGCGGATGTATGCCAAGGTCACCGGCACGCATCTGCCCGGTGAGCCGAAGTAA
- a CDS encoding aldolase has translation MSETKIREEICRLGRSLFERGLTPGSSGNISVKLDDGGWLVTPTNASLGFLDPARMSRLSADGKLVSGDAPTKEVPLHTALYQTRGAARAVVHLHSTHSVALSMLPEIDPRAALPPMTPYYLMKCGQTALLPYYRPGDPAVADAIKGLAGKYSSVLLANHGPVVSGDTLEAAVYAIEELEETAKLYLLLRGLNPRYLTPEQVEDLTKVFGLTLPEHRH, from the coding sequence ATGAGCGAAACAAAAATCCGGGAGGAAATCTGCCGCCTCGGCCGCTCGCTGTTCGAGCGCGGGCTGACGCCGGGCTCCTCGGGGAACATCAGCGTGAAACTCGACGACGGCGGCTGGCTGGTGACGCCGACCAATGCCTCGCTCGGCTTCCTCGATCCGGCGCGGATGTCGCGGCTTAGCGCCGATGGAAAGCTGGTTTCCGGCGACGCCCCGACCAAGGAAGTGCCGCTGCACACCGCGCTCTACCAGACCCGCGGCGCGGCGCGCGCGGTCGTTCATTTGCATTCGACCCATTCGGTGGCACTGTCGATGCTGCCGGAGATCGATCCCCGCGCCGCGCTGCCGCCGATGACGCCCTACTACCTGATGAAATGCGGCCAGACCGCGCTCTTGCCCTATTACCGCCCCGGCGATCCGGCGGTCGCGGACGCCATCAAGGGGTTGGCCGGGAAATACTCCTCCGTGCTGCTCGCCAATCACGGGCCGGTGGTATCTGGGGATACGCTGGAAGCCGCGGTCTATGCGATCGAGGAACTGGAAGAGACGGCGAAGCTCTATCTGCTGCTGCGCGGGCTGAACCCGCGGTATCTAACGCCGGAGCAGGTGGAGGATTTGACGAAAGTGTTTGGGTTGACGTTGCCGGAGCATAGGCACTGA
- a CDS encoding ABC transporter ATP-binding protein translates to MLSVHEVTTAYQGLVAISAVSIEVAKGEIVCVAGANGAGKSTLLKSIAGAERPRSGTVSFDGNRIDGMAQHIITSRGIAYVPENRRLFPRLSVRDNLRLGSYLYRGEANREAPLDLVFKLFPRLQERLEQRAETLSGGEQQMLAIGRALMTRPRLLMLDEPSQGIMPKLVDEIFQAVKRIRDAGMTVLIVEQRMSECLEIADRAYILQTGRVLMQGSAAEIRVNPDVRKAYLGL, encoded by the coding sequence ATGCTGTCGGTGCATGAAGTCACCACCGCCTATCAGGGCCTGGTCGCGATCTCGGCGGTCTCGATCGAAGTGGCGAAAGGCGAGATCGTCTGCGTCGCCGGCGCCAACGGGGCCGGCAAGTCGACGCTGTTGAAATCCATCGCCGGCGCGGAACGCCCGCGCTCCGGCACCGTGTCGTTCGACGGCAATAGGATCGACGGCATGGCGCAGCACATCATCACCTCGCGCGGCATCGCCTATGTGCCGGAAAACCGCCGGCTGTTTCCGCGCCTGTCGGTACGCGACAATCTCAGGCTCGGCAGCTACCTCTATCGCGGCGAAGCGAACCGCGAGGCACCGCTCGATCTCGTGTTCAAACTGTTTCCGCGCCTGCAGGAGCGGCTGGAGCAGCGCGCCGAAACGCTGAGCGGCGGCGAGCAGCAGATGCTCGCAATCGGCCGTGCGCTGATGACGCGGCCGCGGCTGTTGATGCTGGACGAGCCGTCGCAGGGCATCATGCCAAAACTGGTCGATGAGATCTTCCAGGCGGTGAAGCGCATCCGCGATGCCGGCATGACGGTACTCATCGTCGAGCAGCGCATGTCCGAATGCCTCGAAATCGCCGACCGCGCCTACATCCTGCAAACCGGGCGTGTATTGATGCAGGGCAGCGCGGCGGAGATCCGGGTCAATCCGGACGTCAGGAAGGCGTATCTCGGATTGTGA
- a CDS encoding ABC transporter ATP-binding protein, producing the protein MTTPLLETRGVWQRFGGLIANSDVSISVGRGEIVGLIGPNGAGKSTLFNLIAGVLPPTQGSIIFDGEDVTALPAAERCQRGVGRTFQVVKSFETMTVIDNVIVGALVRSTVMRDARRKAHEVLEFCGLGPRANVLASDLVPSEKRRLEVARALATEPKLLLLDEVLTGLTPVEAKTGVELVRKVRDTGVTVLMVEHVMEIVMPLVDRAIVLDLGKVLVEGKPADVVRDPKVITAYLGDRHAVGA; encoded by the coding sequence ATGACGACGCCTCTGCTGGAAACGCGCGGCGTCTGGCAACGCTTCGGCGGCCTGATTGCCAACAGCGACGTCTCGATCTCGGTCGGGCGCGGCGAAATCGTCGGCCTGATCGGCCCGAACGGCGCCGGCAAGTCGACATTGTTCAACCTGATCGCGGGCGTGCTGCCGCCGACCCAAGGCTCGATCATCTTCGACGGCGAAGACGTTACCGCGCTGCCGGCAGCGGAACGCTGCCAGCGCGGCGTCGGCCGCACCTTTCAGGTCGTCAAGAGCTTCGAGACCATGACCGTCATCGACAACGTCATCGTCGGCGCGCTGGTCCGCTCGACCGTGATGCGCGATGCGCGCCGCAAGGCGCATGAGGTGCTGGAGTTCTGCGGCCTCGGCCCGCGCGCCAACGTGCTGGCCAGCGATCTGGTCCCGTCCGAAAAACGCCGCCTCGAAGTTGCGCGCGCGCTGGCGACCGAGCCGAAACTGTTGCTGCTGGACGAGGTGCTCACCGGGCTGACGCCGGTTGAAGCCAAAACCGGCGTCGAGCTGGTGCGCAAGGTGCGCGACACCGGCGTCACCGTGCTGATGGTCGAGCACGTCATGGAAATCGTGATGCCGCTGGTCGACCGCGCCATCGTGCTCGATCTCGGCAAGGTCCTGGTCGAGGGCAAGCCTGCCGACGTCGTCCGCGATCCGAAAGTCATTACCGCCTATCTGGGAGACCGTCATGCTGTCGGTGCATGA
- a CDS encoding branched-chain amino acid ABC transporter permease, protein MDTAFAERRRRDLIVAFVLAAIAAVVPLFVKDVYVQNMMVLTLMWGALSQSWNILSGYCGQISLGHALYFGLGAYTTALLFTKFGVLPWFGMLGGGVISAAIAMALGYPCFRLRGHYFVIATIVIAEIGLLLFHNWDWAGAAMGIEIPVRGDSWLKFQFPRSKLPYFYFALALACVAWFVTWWLEDSKWGYWWRAVKDNPEAAESLGVVVFNSKMGAAAVSAFLVAVGGSFYAQFVYFIDPESVMGFQFSLLMALPAVLGGIGTLWGPLLGAVILIPLTELTRSYVGGSGRGVDLIVYGGLIIAISLARPQGLIGLFSPRRKEPAR, encoded by the coding sequence TCAAGGACGTTTACGTCCAGAACATGATGGTGCTGACGCTGATGTGGGGCGCGCTGTCGCAGAGCTGGAACATCCTTTCCGGCTATTGCGGGCAGATATCGCTCGGCCACGCGCTCTATTTCGGGCTTGGCGCCTACACCACCGCGCTGCTGTTCACGAAATTCGGCGTGCTGCCATGGTTCGGCATGCTCGGCGGCGGCGTGATCTCCGCAGCTATTGCAATGGCGCTTGGCTACCCCTGTTTCCGGCTGCGCGGGCATTACTTCGTCATCGCCACCATCGTAATCGCCGAGATCGGGCTGCTGCTTTTTCACAATTGGGATTGGGCCGGCGCGGCGATGGGCATCGAGATTCCCGTGCGTGGCGATAGCTGGCTGAAATTCCAGTTCCCGCGCAGCAAGCTGCCATACTTCTACTTTGCGCTGGCGCTGGCCTGCGTCGCCTGGTTCGTCACCTGGTGGCTGGAAGATTCCAAATGGGGCTACTGGTGGCGGGCGGTAAAGGACAACCCGGAAGCGGCTGAAAGCCTTGGCGTCGTCGTGTTCAATTCCAAGATGGGCGCGGCGGCGGTCTCGGCGTTCCTGGTTGCCGTCGGCGGCAGCTTCTATGCGCAGTTCGTCTACTTTATCGATCCCGAGAGCGTCATGGGTTTTCAATTCTCGCTGCTGATGGCGCTGCCCGCGGTGCTCGGCGGGATCGGCACGCTGTGGGGTCCGCTGCTCGGCGCGGTCATATTGATCCCGCTCACCGAACTGACGCGGTCCTATGTCGGTGGCTCCGGCCGCGGCGTCGACCTGATCGTCTATGGCGGCTTGATCATCGCGATTTCGCTGGCGCGGCCGCAGGGGCTGATCGGCCTGTTCTCGCCCAGGCGCAAGGAGCCAGCCCGATGA